TATAGGCACTTTAATCGTTCATATCCTTTACtaattgttttggttaaaacttaataACTATTATGAATCACATGGTTTTGGTGCTTTATGCTTGTTACTAATGCAAGTAAAGATAATAATACATTTCTTGGAATTAGTTTAACTTTTACAAGTTtacaatcaaattttttaaaaggtttaaataaaattacacATCCTACTGAATCATGTTTCTGAACGATTTTATACAATACATGAACTAGTGAGACAATGAGTTCTTCAGTGGCGTTGTGGCGTGTGGAATTCCCAACCATCAGAGCATCCAAGCTCACATCCATCGAAGCACAACGTGAGCCACGGCCTCTGTCCACAAATCATAGCTGTAACCGTCTCTTTTCGACCCGCGAATCGTGTTTGTCCCATTCCGAGCCAATGCAGACCCGCAAAAGACGGCTTGCTTAACCATCTCAGTGCTCCAGTAGTTAAGCTCACACAGTTATGGACATTGAGCTTCCTCAATTGTTTGCTTCCTCCCTCTGCTTGTCTTTCCCATGTAGCCAGGGACTCTATCGAAGAATCTGTTACGTGAAAGCAACTCCTGATACTCAGCTCTGTTAAAGCCTTGCAACAGTGTGTGATTGTGTGGATGGCTCTGTCTGAGATTCCTGGCATATGACCGAGATCAAGTGTTGACAATGTTTTGCTGATTGTTCCTTCATTGTTCAACAGATAGGATATTCCTCTGTCACTGACTCTCCTACAGCCGCGGAGAGACAGTTGCGTGATGGGAACATCTGACTTACCAAGTGCAAGCATGCCACTATCGGTTACATCAGCTCCAGCGAGATTCAGAGAAGTTAACTTTCTGAGGGCTGAAACAGAGTTGAGGCAAGAATCTGATATACTTTTGCAGCTGCCCAAGTCGAGCACCTCAAGATTGCCACACAACCCCAGTTTCTTCACAGCTTCACTTGTTATGAGAGGGCACGTCGAGAGTCTGACCTCTTGAAGAGAACAGGAAGACCCTGTGACATCATGAAATGCCAAATCAGACAACAGGAAGGCACCTCGAACTTCAAACTTTTTCAAGTTCCGACATGAGTGAAGGAGCGACGCAAAACCAGCGTCGCTGACTTTTGGGAACCCACCGAGTCTCACAGACTCTAAACCCTTGCAAGCCTCGGAGAGAAGAAATATACCCATATCGTTTATTCTCTTGAATGATATCTTGCGGTTGTAACAAGTTCGAACCAGAGAGAGGCTTGTGAGTTGCTGACAAAAACCGAGAGCCTGAAGCCCAGTGTAAGTCAAGTCATTGTCGGGAAATGGCTCTTTTTCAGGACGATCTTCAAGGTCCAGTTTGACAAGTTGAGGAAGAGAACCTGTGATAGCTATGATAAGCCTGTCAGATATCAAGTCCAGGACAAGAGACAGGCTTTGCAAAGTAAAAGAAGGTGAAGGAGATAGCAAGGCACTATTATAATCAGGCTGAGATAAATAAGTTCCAGTCACTTTGAATCTGTTCATGAGAAGAATTGCCTCAGACTCAAGAAGTGGCTGTAACCTTAGAGCTTTGAGAGTTTCTGGCAAGGAGAATCTAACAGACTGGAAAGCGGTGGCATCTACTAGGATACCTCGGATATTAAGTTGCAGAGACTGCAAGCATCACAAGAATATAAAACCCAATTCAATTTCACACTTTCTCGCTTCGTCGGACCAATGCCTCAGCAAGCTTTAACAAATTACCTCCAGATAAGGACACCCGTTAAGCATCTGCGTCAAGTTAGACTGAAAAACATCGGGAGAATCCAGGTCTGCCATTTCCAGAGTAAGAACCCTGTCATTGAACCCAAACAGAAACACTCATTACTCAATTATCACAACTTCAACTATATAGCTCGAAACTACATGCATCACACTGAAAAAATCTGATCAAGAAAGAATATAATTGACAAAAGCCAAAGCAATCCCAAATAAGTAAAGGCTTGGGAAAGACAGAGTATTCAATTCAATTAGTGACAAATTCAGAAAAACAATGTGACTTTTCATCAATTTCAGAAACAAACATCGACGAAAAGCATGATAATTCATTGAAAAGTTCATGGGAAGAAGGAATTGTACCGGAGATTTGGGCAGAGGGTGCCAATGTAAGTGAGGACGGTGGAGGATAAAAGTGAACACCTGAGCAAGTGAAGTTCTCGGAGATGTGGCCCGAGAACTCCACGCACAGAAGCAGCGTTAAGGCGGAGACAATTCAGAGTTAAGCTGCTGAGTCCGATACAACCACGCAGCACGTGATTCAGAGTTTCATCGTCCGGAGAGAAAACCTAACAGAGAAACGAAAATTCGATCAATTTCATCTCtattcagaaaaataaaatctccaAATTGACGAGAATCGGAAACTTACAGAGAGATCGAGGGAGGTAAGAGAAGGAAGAACGCCGGAAACAACGGCGGAGCGGAGAGTGGTGGAAACGCATGCGACGGAACAGAGATTCTCCAGATCTAAACGCTTCAGTATTTCTTCTGCTAACACAGATCTCGTCACTTCCTCCATGATGAACgaattctctctctccctctccaaTTCCAATTCCCAGAATTTCCAATTCAATCTTCTTCCCCTCTTGAGCCGTTGACGAAAGTTATTGTTTGGACGCAGGATTACTCATAATTCTTGCCGACTTCTTCGGGTCATTATAAACCATCGGtttaaataaaaccaaacaaccTGGTAGAAACCGGTTCAATATTTAATTTCGGTTCTGAGATGAAGATGGTTtggatattttaattttattttgcagaTTATGTAACAATTCGGCTTTTATAACAATTTGGGCTTAACCCATGTTTTGCAAATTTGGTCCGTCTTCCATTAGCGGTGACTTCACTATAGATTATTCTAGGGTTTCCAGATCATCGTAACCCTAGAGTAGCCTCCTATAAATACACACAGATAGATACTTGTTCATCTGCAGAGTTTAGATTTTGACTGCAGAAGGATAAGAACACGTCATCTCTGTGCTTCTTTGTCTACACTTTTGGAAAAGGTGATGATATCATTGCTTTTCCCCAAATGTAGACAAAGCAATACCGTGATGACGTTATATGgagattttgttgatgttACGAACGTGTGTATATGTTGATCAATGATTGattggattttctttttgttgtcttgattattttttatggttgttgtttgatttcaCTGActgcttgttttgtttttcttttatgtttttattgacTCTCGGAGGGATTGGCTTTCAGTTTAATTTAATCGTCACTTCGAAAccaaaactcattttttttctcttccggATCTTGCTCTAAACTTGAGCTTCTAAAGTCACTGATGTGTGTGATGTTGTATCCATAGTTGTTTCCTCTATCTTTAATGGTGAATTTTATTGGCCCAACGACTTTTGATACCGCTAATTTCAAAGATAATCAAATctaataaattattgttttgacGCACGAACATAACCATCGTATCTATAGCTAATTTCTCGAGGTTAAAAGTTGAAACATAGTGACAACACAATTCGAAACTCGATGGAAATTGGACGTGACTAATTTTCAAAGGACAAATAGACGAAATGTTCTTGTCTCCGTTTCTTAACACCATTGGTGATCTTGAGTTTATTATTTGGAAACACTTGTGATTTATTCAAACACTAGTATTTTCAGAAGAGATTAATAAATTGTTTATCACAATACTAAGTTGA
This sequence is a window from Arabidopsis thaliana chromosome 1 sequence. Protein-coding genes within it:
- a CDS encoding RNI-like superfamily protein (RNI-like superfamily protein; CONTAINS InterPro DOMAIN/s: F-box domain, cyclin-like (InterPro:IPR001810); BEST Arabidopsis thaliana protein match is: F-box/RNI-like superfamily protein (TAIR:AT2G17020.1); Has 6075 Blast hits to 3000 proteins in 237 species: Archae - 0; Bacteria - 329; Metazoa - 2581; Fungi - 596; Plants - 1820; Viruses - 3; Other Eukaryotes - 746 (source: NCBI BLink).); the encoded protein is MEEVTRSVLAEEILKRLDLENLCSVACVSTTLRSAVVSGVLPSLTSLDLSVFSPDDETLNHVLRGCIGLSSLTLNCLRLNAASVRGVLGPHLRELHLLRCSLLSSTVLTYIGTLCPNLRVLTLEMADLDSPDVFQSNLTQMLNGCPYLESLQLNIRGILVDATAFQSVRFSLPETLKALRLQPLLESEAILLMNRFKVTGTYLSQPDYNSALLSPSPSFTLQSLSLVLDLISDRLIIAITGSLPQLVKLDLEDRPEKEPFPDNDLTYTGLQALGFCQQLTSLSLVRTCYNRKISFKRINDMGIFLLSEACKGLESVRLGGFPKVSDAGFASLLHSCRNLKKFEVRGAFLLSDLAFHDVTGSSCSLQEVRLSTCPLITSEAVKKLGLCGNLEVLDLGSCKSISDSCLNSVSALRKLTSLNLAGADVTDSGMLALGKSDVPITQLSLRGCRRVSDRGISYLLNNEGTISKTLSTLDLGHMPGISDRAIHTITHCCKALTELSIRSCFHVTDSSIESLATWERQAEGGSKQLRKLNVHNCVSLTTGALRWLSKPSFAGLHWLGMGQTRFAGRKETVTAMICGQRPWLTLCFDGCELGCSDGWEFHTPQRH